A region from the Achromobacter seleniivolatilans genome encodes:
- a CDS encoding FUSC family protein, producing the protein MRLADIVMQTCRAATFALGRELAAWKPSRERATFGIEAVLSVALSVALANALNLSYTWWAAISGFAVMQTSFSASVQRAGHRVIGTLIGAVLGTLAGPLIGDRPWLFVPALGVIGGVAAFYANGSKAPYAWMLGGVTALMVTYEAHILMSVEATASFAAMRAVEVIIGTLACLLVASLFHFGPQWYPRHRPPAASATPLAIGEGAAHPNPAQPPSAESLRRNRMLLGVQGGIAIVLLAAATYFLDMPGFAQALVTAIAVLILPVGALEDRSRKPIIEKMVQRVAGCLLAGGVGVVLLPLMQGHAVLCMLALSAGVWVGCHVQSGAEGASYVGRQFTIAFIMVFVQDHQWSADPVPALMRLSGILIGIVVLAAVMLATRKLNFPAGGA; encoded by the coding sequence ATGAGGCTGGCAGACATCGTGATGCAGACTTGCCGAGCGGCAACATTTGCGCTTGGGCGGGAACTGGCGGCGTGGAAACCGTCCCGGGAACGCGCCACGTTCGGTATCGAGGCAGTCCTTTCCGTCGCGTTGTCTGTCGCGCTGGCCAACGCCTTGAACTTGTCCTACACCTGGTGGGCTGCGATCAGCGGTTTTGCCGTCATGCAGACGAGCTTTTCCGCTTCCGTACAGCGGGCGGGGCACCGGGTCATCGGCACGCTGATTGGCGCCGTGCTCGGTACGTTGGCAGGGCCGTTGATCGGCGACAGGCCTTGGTTGTTCGTGCCTGCGTTAGGCGTGATCGGCGGCGTGGCGGCGTTCTACGCCAATGGATCCAAGGCGCCCTATGCCTGGATGCTGGGTGGCGTGACCGCGCTGATGGTGACTTACGAGGCGCATATTCTGATGTCGGTAGAGGCCACGGCATCTTTTGCGGCGATGCGTGCCGTTGAAGTCATCATCGGCACGCTGGCGTGCTTGCTGGTGGCCAGCCTGTTTCATTTCGGGCCGCAGTGGTATCCGCGCCACCGGCCGCCCGCCGCTTCGGCAACGCCATTGGCAATCGGCGAAGGGGCCGCGCATCCCAATCCCGCGCAGCCGCCATCCGCTGAGTCCTTGCGCCGCAATCGCATGCTGCTGGGCGTGCAGGGCGGAATAGCGATTGTGTTGCTTGCCGCCGCTACCTATTTTCTGGATATGCCGGGTTTTGCGCAGGCGCTGGTGACGGCGATCGCCGTGCTGATTCTTCCGGTCGGCGCGCTTGAAGACCGGTCTCGCAAGCCAATTATCGAAAAAATGGTGCAGCGCGTGGCGGGCTGCCTGCTGGCGGGCGGCGTGGGCGTGGTGCTGCTGCCGTTGATGCAGGGCCACGCCGTGCTGTGCATGCTGGCGCTATCCGCCGGCGTATGGGTGGGGTGCCATGTGCAGTCCGGGGCTGAAGGCGCGAGCTATGTGGGCCGGCAATTCACCATCGCGTTCATCATGGTGTTTGTGCAGGATCATCAATGGTCCGCAGACCCTGTGCCCGCGTTGATGCGGTTGTCGGGGATACTGATCGGCATTGTGGTGCTGGCGGCAGTGATGCTGGCGACTCGCAAGCTGAATTTTCCGGCGGGTGGGGCTTGA